The Conger conger unplaced genomic scaffold, fConCon1.1 SCAFFOLD_202, whole genome shotgun sequence DNA segment ACCGGGGGCGACGGAGCCCGGGGTACCAGGGCCACGGCGACGGAACTTTGACTGCCCCTGTTTCCACGGAGACCCCCGCCAAAAACGCCACCTCGTCTCCTCCGGGGCAGCCTGAGAGGACGCGACCGATTCCCGCTCGTCGAAGAGCTGCGTTAGTCCTCCAGCCCCAGTCCCAGAgtgcactgcggccctccactCACGCCGGTCGCCAACTTCGTTTGCTATTCGTTTATCTTCGTGTAATATTTTCTTATTGTTATACTGTGCGTTAGATGTACTCACTTTGCCTTTAACCTCAAAGAAAGCCTTCCTTCAGTAAACAACCTTCTGGAGGACAGTGTATGAATGCATTACTGCGCAGATGTGCTCCTTTCCAATGCTATTTACATCAGATTCAGTAACGAAATGACCCGGCtccacattggctcaggtggtaagagcagtcggagggttgtcggttccatcccccgcccgggctgtgtcgaagtgtccctgagcaagacaccaaacccccaaatggaccccaaaaaaccccccagctggtcggtgccttgcatggcagccaattgctgttggctgtgagtgtgtgtatgaatgggtgaatggagaagcatcaattatacagctgTTTGGCtaaaaggcactatataaatgccaaccatttaacagAGGGGGAAAACTGGTCAAGTAATTTTATCCCATTATTCTTACCTTCTTCTGGCACACTGAAAATAGAACAATTAATTCTCTGAAGCTAGGACCTGTTTGTTATGCATTCTGCTGATGGCCAAACTatctgagggagaggagaggtttTTTATGCAAATCTTGATTGAGGATGTGTAGATGAGTCAAGTTGGGTATTACAGGAGAtggtatgttttattttgatgcaTATTCTTTGTATTACTGTTGTTATTTGGAAAATATATGAATTGTAaacactgtaaaatatataattgtataaattaataaaagtgCTAAAACATGGTGTCTTTCTGGTCAAATTCTTGGTTAAAAGTTTTATTAGAGAAAGGAGATATCACAAAATTATgcgaaattaaattaaattatgatcaaatatcaaatatgaTCAAATAATCTGGGGCCGGTAGAGTCCCTGCGATAACGCTGCGCTataccgagcactttattaggtatttattagacttcttttttagacttctactgctgtagcctatccacttaagagttatgatgcgttgtgtgttcagagatgctcttctgcataccactgttgtatgtgtggttatttgcgttactgtcaccttcctgtcagcttcgaccagtctggacattctcctctgacgtctctcattaacgaggcacATCCGTCTGCAGAACCGCTGAACGCGGAACGCGGCggattaataaatgaaatgtcGATGGAAGCGGCGAGCGGCTGAAGTCCCGCTGGGTCGCGTTTGATATCGGAGTGCGCTTCGCCGGGTCCGCTCGAACACTCCCGGGGACACGGTGAGAGCCGGCCCACACCGGAGGGCTTTGAACCTGAATCTCCCAACGGGGATCTGGCTGTTCAGTCACCTCTAGCCTGTCCCTTTGCAGTCACCTTGCTTctccttcagagagagagggggagagggcggagggagaaagagggggagagagggagagagatgcagagagagagggagagagggaaagggggagggagagggagagagtgggggagagagaaagagggagagagatgcagagagagagggagagagggaaagggggagggagagggagagagagagagagagagagggagagagtgggggagagagaaagagggagagagatgcagagagagagggagagagagatgcagaggggAGGCTTTTGATCTTCCTTTATTGAAACACAGAACTTTTCAAAATGACCTTAAAACCTATCCCAAGCCCCTATttgcaacaaaacaaagaaacaaatgaaccaaaagaaaaaactgcCAACCCAAACATAACTCAACGTCCTCTTAATTTATTGCACAAACAGCCTCCCCAGTACACCAGAGCCTCTCGAATGTCACCACATCAGGCAACATACTGTACCCTAACACGCAGACATCACCCTTAAAAACCCTGTGTGAGCCTGTCCAtataaaacacttaatatttctatagagagacagagagagagagagagagagagagagagagagagagagggagggagcgacagggggggtgagagagagagagagagagagagagagagagagagagagagagagagagagagaatgagatgaagattgAAACCTTAGGTGTGGGGTCAGGGGATTTGTGGGGGTTTAATTCCATCTGGAGATCGTTTCCCACATTTTCAGAACAGGTTTAAATCAGCTATGactcaaacacaagcacacagacgaCGGAGAGCTCTTTTGTTACGGGTCCCCATCGGGTATCTACGCTGATAAGAGTGTTCCGCGCGCAGCGCAGAATTCCGGCGCCGGAGTCTCCGTGTGACGATGTGACGTAATCGCCCTGTCGAAGAGCCCACGcacacagcaaaaacaaacaaacaaacgaacaaacaaacaaaaacttcaccaaacAGCCAGCTGCCGTCTGCAACTAACCATTTGCTAAAATGCGACTAGAATGCCAACATCCTGCTAAGCCAAAGATAACAACAGTGATAATCATTCCAGAACTCAAAAAGATGTCCTTTAACTCACGGCACCTGGGTTTCTAGTTATGTATTATTCCCGTCCTCTGGGGACTAAATCCTGGAgcctaaaaaaaaccccaaaaatattaaaataaagtgAATCATGCGTCAATCTTGATGAAGGTGAACTGTCATTGTGGTGAGCTGTCACTCAACTCCCgaaacacaaagcacacagtTTACCATTCCTAGAGAGGTGTGTGGGTTTTTacgcaaaacaaaacaaaaacaatgagaCTGTCAAATGTGTTGTAATGCACCAAATTCTAATTTTTAATCCCTCAGTAGAGTTAACATTTTGAATGCTGAAAGGTTGAAACGTCACACTGTATCTACTCCCTcgtgtaaaacccagctatgaccagcttacatttttttacacagGCCTGTTCCACCGAGATAAGGACAGGGCACAATGCTATACTACACTGAGTTAAAAGTCACAGACAGAAAGACTTTGAGAATTGGTCAGCAGCCCATTTTATTCTCCATCCAGGAGTGAGAAACAATAAATAACTAAACAAACACGggcacagaaatacagaaaattcTAACTGATAAGAAAACAACAGCTCTCTGTTAGAAACCTCCCAAACATCACTGCAGAAATTGGACCGTTAGAACCAAGCATGGGCTGGTTATTCGTAATCAACCTCAATTGTCTGCAACCGACGTGACTGCTGTTCACGGTTCTGAAGTCTGATATACCCATGCGCACCATCTCAATCATaggtgtgcgcgcgtgtgtgtgcgcgtgtgtttgtttgtaccAGCGACGGTTCCTTTATCGCCTCCAATCAGACGTGCTTTATGCAACCGCAAGTCTCCTGGCACGGACAACGGAGCGAGAAACTATTACTAATAAACTATTCATACGTGTGTATTCATTCGCGTACTGGAACGGTGGCCGGAAAGCAGCTTCGGCAGGGAAAACAAACGTAAACAGAGCGAAACAAGTCAAGATCCGTGGGcggattaaaataataaaataataaaataaaaaaatcggTTTGAAGAATGGGAAGGTTACCAACAGCCGTTCAGAACACGTAACGGCCTTCACGCGCAGAAGCGCGCACAATCAATCAAAACAAAAGTCTTCTTTCGTAACGAGCTCCCCAGCCTCGCGCGGACGGCCTCCGACCTCTCTTTATTTAGCGCGTGAGAGAGTTGCCTGGTCCGAAATCACACATTCTTTATCCTGCAAGCCatatgcgtgcgcacacacacaagtcattaTATAAATCACGCAATTCATTGTTGCGCTATTTGAAATACGCGCACACGTACACTTTAGAGAAACATTCCGTGCACGTTATCTCAGTGCCACGCCGAGCATCTGGAGACGTGCGCATGCCCGCGGCAGGTATAAAAAGCAGCGGCAGCTCCGGAGCcgaggagagcgggagagagagagagagagagatgacacaGGAACGGACAcagaaaaaaccccccaaaaaaactcgAATGAGGAGGCAAGAAACTGTAAATAAAGTAAGTGAAGGCAAGCAAATGGGTAACCAGGACAATGGAGAACCGCTTTACCAATCCTCCTGGTATTAAGATATTTTAGTTACCAGTTTTTTCTCCccaagagagaaacagaataaGGTCTTTGTGAGACGGCAGGAATGAGCGAGAGACCGAGCCATGCCTAGGAACAGCAGCGACGCCCTGGAGCCCGGGGCTTGTGGGCTAGGCGCCGGGGGCGGGGACGGCGCGTGGGACGGCGAGCTGGGGAACCTCACCCTGCGCTGCTGGCTGCAGCTGCTGTCTCTGGAGTCGGGCGCGGATCTCCACGGCGACGGGGCGAGCGGGGCCCTGCGGGCCGCCATCGCGCTGACCTACGCCGCCGTCTGCCTGCTCGGCCTGCTGGGAAACGCGCTGGCCCTGCACCTGCTGCGGTCCCGGCACCGGCACCGCTCGCAGTCCTCCATCACCCGCCTGGTGATGGGCCTGGCCGTCACCGACCTGCAGTTCGTGCTGACGCTGCCCTTCTGGGCCGTGGACACGGCGCTGGACTTCCGCTGGCCCTTCGGCCGGCTCATGTGCAAGATCGTCGGCACGGTGACGGCCATGAACATGTACGCCAGCGTCTTCTTCCTCACCGCCATGAGCGTGGCGCGCTACTGCGCCCTGGCGTCCGCGCTGAGGGCGCCCAGCCCACGCCGCGCCGCGGGGAGGGCCCGCTGGGCCAGCCTGGGCATCTGGGTCCTGGCGCTGGCCGCCTCGCTGCCCCACGCCGTGTACTCCACCACCGTGCGGCTGTCGGACGAGGAGCTGTGCCTGGTGCGCTTCCCGGACGCGGGCCGCTGGGACCCGCAGCTGCTGCTGGGGCTGTACCAGACGCAGAAGGTGCTGCTGGGCTTCCTGGCGCCGCTGGCGGTCATCTGCGTGTGctacctgctgctgctgcgctTCGTCCTGCGGCGGCACGCGGTGGGAGCCCCGGGGCCCGCCGGAGAGCCGGGCTGCCACCGCCGCCGCTCCAAGGTCACGCGCTCGGTGACGGTGGTGGTGCTGTCCTTCTTCCTGTGCTGGCTGCCCAATCAGGCGCTGACGCTGTGGGGCGTGCTCATCAAGTTCGACCTGGTGCCCTTCAGCGCGGCGTTCTACAACGCCCAGGCCTACGCCTTCCCGCTGTCCGTCTGCCTGGCGCACACCAACAGCTGCCTGAACCCCGTGCTCTACTGCCTGGTGCGCCAAGAGTTCAGGGCGGGGCTGAAGGAGATCCTGCTGCGGGCCACGCCCTCCTTCCGTAACCTGGGCAACCTGGCCACCCGCAAGAAGGACGCAGCCCAGCCAGAGCCCGTGCTGGTGCTGGCCTAGTCGCCACGGCGACCGTCCcgaccacccccccaccccccccccctctggagCGGCTAACAACATGGAACATGTTTCTGAGAAATACTATTCACTGGAACGGTTTCCATTAGAGTTTTATTGACAGGGATGCATGTTGTTGTTGGAAAAGCGCActttgtgggggagggggggggggggtggggggaggaggagggagagttgGTATGGCCCCCAGTTTCCGTGTTTCCAGCGAGAAGAAAAGCAACttattttgtggaaaatctAATATACTGTACGTTTATCTGCTTGTCAAAAAAGCacctttatttatgtattcattaattcattcatttatttactgatcAGGATTTGGATGTAATTGTCATTGAAGAGGTACGCTACAGACAGTAGTCACCATCTCAAGTGATTTTGAACTATATTTCAATATTACTTCAACAGATAAGGAACCATCAACCATCGAGACGCAGCCGTTGGAAAGCGCACGAGATGCGCGTCTCCAACAGCAAATTTCGTCTTCGTATTAGCGACAGCCCGGTGGCTGCTGTCAGTAACGTCGCGTTAACTGAGCCTTGtcttatccaaaaggaaatagAGAAAcgacaacaaaaatatatataaataaagaaaaattacatttcaatgaacGCTCACAAATAGTCAAGTGGGGTCGCTCTTATTGGGGTATTTTGCTGGTATAACAATCACGGTTGAACTGAAGCGGTCTATTGCCGATTATTTTATCCGTTCGTACAAAGCCAGCTTCTATAATCAGGCAATATATACTCCGTCAAAAGGTAACTGAAGTTCAGCCATGAACTCGACAGTCAAGACGGTACCCTACGGCGACGGTCGTCCGAAATGTAGT contains these protein-coding regions:
- the LOC133119529 gene encoding relaxin-3 receptor 1-like, with product MPRNSSDALEPGACGLGAGGGDGAWDGELGNLTLRCWLQLLSLESGADLHGDGASGALRAAIALTYAAVCLLGLLGNALALHLLRSRHRHRSQSSITRLVMGLAVTDLQFVLTLPFWAVDTALDFRWPFGRLMCKIVGTVTAMNMYASVFFLTAMSVARYCALASALRAPSPRRAAGRARWASLGIWVLALAASLPHAVYSTTVRLSDEELCLVRFPDAGRWDPQLLLGLYQTQKVLLGFLAPLAVICVCYLLLLRFVLRRHAVGAPGPAGEPGCHRRRSKVTRSVTVVVLSFFLCWLPNQALTLWGVLIKFDLVPFSAAFYNAQAYAFPLSVCLAHTNSCLNPVLYCLVRQEFRAGLKEILLRATPSFRNLGNLATRKKDAAQPEPVLVLA